One Triticum dicoccoides isolate Atlit2015 ecotype Zavitan chromosome 3B, WEW_v2.0, whole genome shotgun sequence genomic window, ACATGGCAATTACAATTAAtcaaaacagatagagttgccatgTTTTTACATCTATATTTGTCATCCCATATAACTATATCTGCCAACtcggatggcaactaaatcgtcatcccaCGGGTACCTAACGTAGTTGTGccaggacgtgtgggcatttttgcttTGTGCCACACGCACGGGGTGAAGATGAGTAGTACTTGTTAGGGTGTGGCACGAAGTAGTTGCGCCaacacgtgtgggcaattctaatgttCGCCCCCACACAATGCATGTGGGCTGCCTCCTGCTCACGCCACACACAGTGTGTAGGCGGATGTCTAATATGCCACACGTGTCGGCGTTATCAACGTCCTTCTTAAAAACTATATCGTGTATTCTCTCCCATGAATCAGTAAAGTTTTACAAACAAGAGAATGGCTTATATTTTTCTTAGTATTTTATTATAACCATATATATTAATATTTAGTGAGACTTAAATAATATATTTAATAGTAGACATTAGAATTGAGTAACTCTGTTTGCACTTTTATTCAAAACCAAATTTTGTAGTAAGATGACATATACTGAAGTACGGCCACACAATTGTGCAAGATATATATTTGGCTACTTTAAttaaaataaaatatgaaaaaaataTCTTGATGTGCAATTCAAAGTTTTGAACTTGTGATTAGGCAACCGCGGTATGAGGACTGTCAGCTGATTAGTCTTTTTTCTTCCGCTGGTATGACGATGATTATACGTTTCTGCAAGCATGGTTTCTCCTGGGTTGGGGGTGGTGTTTTTAAGTAAACATCTATTTCTGCAAATGATACTATGATGCACAAATGGATGTGTCATTTGTGTTAAGTTTTAATTTCCGATTAAATCTACCATGACTATTTCATATATGAGGATTTTAATTGTCCTTAGAAAGGTACCAGGTTTGATACCTAGATACTAAAATTAATTTAGCACTATCTAGATTCTAGAGGTACCAATTTTGGTTCCCTTTATGCTGAAAGTAATGGTGCCTCCAGGTATGTTTCCAAGGATGATAAAGAAAATGATTTTCATAATTTTCATNNNNNNNNNNNNNNNNNNNNNNNNNNNNNNNNNNNNNNNNNNNNNNNNNNNNNNNNNNNNNNNNNNNNNNNNNNNNNNNNNNNNNNNNNNNNNNNNNNNNNNNNNNNNNNNNNNNNNNNNNNNNNNNNNNNNNNNNNNNNNNNNNNNNNNNNNNNNNNNNNNNNNNNNNNNNNNNNNNNNNNNNNNNNNNNNNNNNNNNNNNNNNNNNNNNNNNNNNNNNNNNNNNNNNNNNNNNNNNNNNNNNNNNNNNNNNNNNNNNNNNNNNNNNNNNNNNNACACACACACATACAGGTTTTTCCTGATTTAATAAAGAAAATGGTTGTTTCAAAGAGTAATGTTTACGTTGTGCTTTGTGAACCAGGTACTTTGTTGTTATTGACGATGTGGACCGTCTAGAAGTGTGTCAGGCTATAAAACGTGAATTCCCTAAAGATGGCCACAGTAGCAGAATAATTGTGACCACAAGCAGTCATGTGTATACAATGCAATGTTTGGACAAAGATGAGTCAGAAGTAGTATTCTGGGAATCGGTTGGTAAAGAGAATCGGACGCCAGCCCTAGAGCGGGCTTCACAAGGCATCATCACCAAATGTGGAGGCTTACCTCTGGCGCCTATCAGCGTAGCTAATTATTTGCGTCGACGACGACGAACCGAGAGTCAAGTGGCAGGAGGACTCACAACAGAGCACTGCAAAAGTGCTGCCTGCACGCTCGGAGACAAGATACTAAAAGGACAGGATGCCGAGTTCCTGAAAATCAATAGAGCGCTTCTCCAGTGCTACAACAACCTTCCAGACTATGCCCACCAGAGCTGCTTGCTTTATGCCAGCGTGTTCCCCAGAGGCCGCCCAATTAGAAGCAAGGTTCTTCTTAGAAGATGGATGAGTGAAGAGTTCGCTGCACATGGCACTGTCAGTGATGAAGAAGGTGTCAGAAGTTGTCTACCGGCCTTCATTGAGCGGTGTATCGTTGAGCCAGTAGAGATAAAAAATGCTAGGGTTGCCAGGTGCAGGGTTCACAACATAATGCTCGAGTTCATCATCCACAAGGCCGTCTCAAAGAAATTTGTTGCTCTAGTTGACAAGGATGAGCTCCTGTCCAGCAATGGTACTATCACCGATGTTCGTGTCCGCCGACTCTCTGTTCAGGATAGCACCAAGGAAGGAGTTGATGATGTTGTGTGTAGTGCGAGGGGTATTGATTTATCTGTTATGAGGTCACTAACAATCTTCGGAAGCCCTCTTCTTGACCTCCAAGCCTGCGAGTTACTGCGAGTTCTGGATCTTGAAGGTTGCCAAGGGGTAAACAATGATACTGTTCTCAAAGCCATAAGCAAGCAGCGGTTTCTCAAGTATCTCAGCCTGAGGAACACTGATGTTGACCATCTTCACCAAAAAATAAAGCACCTAGTGCATTTGGAAACACTGGATATTCGAGACACATCGGTGCAAGTCGTGCCCATTGAGGTCATCAGGCTACCACTGTTAGCTCACCTGTTTGGCAAGTTTGAGCTACCCCATGGAATCACCGAAGAAATATCAAAGCAAAGCAAATTGCAGACTCTGGCTCGAGTCGTGGTTACTGaggcaaacaaaagttttgaaaacatTATACTTCATGCCAGAAAACTGAGCAAGGTTAAGATCTACCAAGCAACATCAGATTCCACCAACAGCTGCAATAGTCGGATGAATCCAGGTAGCATTTCGCCCTTGCCGCTTAAGGAGTGCTTCACCGGTCGCAAAGCTCTCCAGATTCTATCAATTGATTCAAGTG contains:
- the LOC119274279 gene encoding disease resistance protein RGA4-like, translated to MIGGEVIQAVTFANSVLSKVADVITRDKSMKGAVKRGLNDIKLDMKMVISEIKFNEENNQGATHESKVVILKELANDIEDFIDLTWVPGASGLLLSAFGLDHRPQIVQTIDHFKDSIQKVRTWQPDAGSSQGKDSAATWSCPSATPLNPYSRDLDHEATFRSICKHRCELQGLLSASEGQELKVISIVGCRGVGKTSLATAVYDDCRAQYDCVAWVVASECRDLEDLLTKLLKEAQRTAKPTSTAAQGSISDTEQTSLRNFLSDKRYFVVIDDVDRLEVCQAIKREFPKDGHSSRIIVTTSSHVYTMQCLDKDESEVVFWESVGKENRTPALERASQGIITKCGGLPLAPISVANYLRRRRRTESQVAGGLTTEHCKSAACTLGDKILKGQDAEFLKINRALLQCYNNLPDYAHQSCLLYASVFPRGRPIRSKVLLRRWMSEEFAAHGTVSDEEGVRSCLPAFIERCIVEPVEIKNARVARCRVHNIMLEFIIHKAVSKKFVALVDKDELLSSNGTITDVRVRRLSVQDSTKEGVDDVVCSARGIDLSVMRSLTIFGSPLLDLQACELLRVLDLEGCQGVNNDTVLKAISKQRFLKYLSLRNTDVDHLHQKIKHLVHLETLDIRDTSVQVVPIEVIRLPLLAHLFGKFELPHGITEEISKQSKLQTLARVVVTEANKSFENIILHARKLSKVKIYQATSDSTNSCNSRMNPGSISPLPLKECFTGRKALQILSIDSSDLAKEFINFLEAPCAITSIKLRGQLDRLPATPTLKELSGLNRLLLISTGLSIEDLSALQNLPCLEYLKLAEEDGDGFRGSSFVVKSGGFPSLKRLCFEAPTRLPQVQIEQGSMKSLAILDLLCPDPVIPEPRLGRACCFLQLETRVGVEGVSYLENLKEVILHHSMRESEVQAWKEEAIRHNKKPSVKRQPQPTIHAA